The bacterium genome includes a region encoding these proteins:
- a CDS encoding HDIG domain-containing protein, producing the protein MPRIKRSAKKNSDKPAGRPLLDFQRAGLAVATVLVLSFLLSIHLMPGKVTLKLRDIAPETIYAHRTVRYVDSAETARRVKAAIRSVGAVYDSMPNAKTDAIKSVKILFGAVNSARSKPTQKQSIGHAREKLGKELNSKLSDETIKRLLDLNAKSTKEIEDGTTRLVSIAMDRQLRADQSDMLAARRDVVGAAKRIFKDSSAAALAGQAAAASLEPNRIYNKEQTMALGRQAAKSVVPANKIITRGEPVIEKGEQVSREHLDKFDALKLRHPKLDYVSVFSYTLLMILMVWIVVAYLWRYHNDVYSNTKAMWLLALIVMFSTLALRLGGSTLGLNLSPTQVGYLGILWVVAAGMFISVLINPQVSVVIVAMLSIVLSLLLNNELKYATSALVTAMVGIYSVANIRDRNDVIRAGGAISAVGIMLVWITGGIANDPLQTLIEGTIWAGVVVPLVATSLFFFGIAPLERPFDRTTHISLLELADTNKPLLRRLVVEAPGTYTHSMIVGHLAEAAAEKIGADSLVARVASYYHDIGKICRPHFFIENQNIENVHDRMNPTLSALVITSHIKDGLEIAQEFRVPRVVLDIINQHHGTSLVQYFYNQYTGEQEPSTALEQQFRYPGPKPQTKEAAVVMLADSVEAASRGLSKPTLAKIELLVNNIVADKLRDGQLDECELTFKDLSRITDCFVRGLTSIMHARIDYADAMSVEDRKPTADEDSDSELTENTGESEPDAEHSSKAAES; encoded by the coding sequence TTGCCTCGAATTAAGCGGAGCGCAAAGAAAAACTCAGACAAACCCGCCGGACGTCCACTCCTGGATTTTCAAAGGGCTGGGCTGGCAGTCGCCACAGTGCTGGTGCTCTCATTCCTGCTTTCCATACACCTGATGCCGGGCAAGGTTACGCTCAAGCTTAGAGACATTGCTCCAGAAACCATCTATGCGCACCGCACTGTACGTTATGTGGACTCAGCCGAAACAGCTCGACGAGTTAAAGCTGCCATCCGGAGTGTGGGTGCAGTCTATGACAGCATGCCAAATGCAAAAACCGATGCCATCAAATCGGTAAAAATTCTATTCGGCGCAGTCAACAGTGCAAGGTCCAAGCCCACCCAGAAACAGTCTATTGGGCATGCGCGAGAGAAGTTGGGTAAGGAACTTAACTCAAAACTATCCGACGAAACTATCAAACGGCTGCTTGATCTGAATGCTAAGTCAACTAAAGAGATCGAAGATGGCACAACACGGCTGGTCAGTATTGCCATGGACAGGCAGCTGCGTGCAGACCAGTCCGATATGCTGGCTGCCCGCCGCGATGTGGTTGGAGCGGCGAAGAGGATATTCAAAGATTCCTCCGCAGCAGCGCTTGCGGGGCAAGCTGCTGCTGCGTCACTCGAACCAAACAGAATATACAACAAAGAGCAGACCATGGCGCTCGGGAGACAGGCGGCAAAAAGTGTGGTGCCGGCCAATAAGATTATCACACGGGGAGAACCGGTCATAGAAAAAGGCGAGCAGGTCTCGCGCGAACACCTGGATAAGTTCGATGCCCTCAAACTCAGGCATCCAAAACTCGATTATGTTTCTGTGTTCTCATACACGCTGCTTATGATCCTGATGGTGTGGATCGTAGTCGCATATTTGTGGCGATATCACAACGATGTCTACTCCAACACAAAAGCGATGTGGCTGCTGGCGCTGATCGTTATGTTCAGCACTCTTGCCCTGCGGCTCGGTGGAAGCACCCTTGGCCTTAATCTCAGCCCCACACAGGTCGGTTATCTGGGAATCTTGTGGGTCGTGGCGGCGGGGATGTTTATCTCAGTGCTTATCAATCCGCAGGTATCCGTTGTCATAGTGGCAATGCTTTCGATAGTGCTCTCGCTGCTGCTAAACAACGAACTCAAATACGCAACCAGCGCGCTGGTCACCGCAATGGTCGGCATCTACAGCGTAGCCAATATCCGTGACCGCAATGATGTTATACGCGCAGGCGGGGCCATATCAGCTGTCGGAATCATGCTCGTATGGATCACCGGCGGAATAGCCAACGACCCACTGCAGACACTAATCGAAGGCACCATATGGGCAGGAGTGGTGGTGCCGCTGGTGGCGACCTCATTATTTTTCTTCGGAATTGCTCCATTGGAAAGGCCATTCGACAGGACAACGCACATCTCACTGCTGGAGTTGGCCGACACAAACAAGCCACTGCTACGCAGACTGGTGGTCGAAGCTCCGGGCACATATACTCACAGTATGATCGTTGGACACCTCGCCGAAGCCGCCGCAGAAAAGATAGGGGCAGACTCTCTGGTAGCGAGGGTGGCATCGTATTATCATGATATTGGCAAAATCTGTCGACCGCACTTTTTTATTGAAAATCAAAATATTGAGAACGTCCATGACCGCATGAACCCGACACTATCGGCACTGGTAATTACTTCACACATAAAAGATGGTCTGGAAATTGCTCAGGAGTTTCGAGTGCCCAGGGTCGTGCTGGACATAATTAACCAGCATCACGGCACCTCACTGGTGCAGTATTTCTATAACCAATATACCGGCGAACAGGAACCGTCGACTGCACTGGAGCAGCAGTTCAGATACCCTGGTCCCAAGCCGCAGACCAAGGAAGCCGCGGTGGTGATGCTGGCGGACTCGGTGGAGGCTGCTTCCCGCGGGCTTTCCAAACCAACACTCGCCAAGATCGAACTGCTGGTAAATAATATTGTGGCCGACAAGCTGCGTGACGGTCAGCTCGACGAATGCGAATTGACATTCAAAGACTTAAGCCGCATTACAGATTGCTTTGTGCGCGGCCTTACAAGTATCATGCATGCAAGGATAGATTATGCCGACGCTATGAGCGTCGAAGACAGAAAGCCCACTGCAGATGAAGATTCTGATTCAGAACTCACAGAAAATACCGGTGAAAGTGAGCCGGATGCGGAGCATAGCTCAAAAGCTGCTGAAAGCTGA
- a CDS encoding GatB/YqeY domain-containing protein — MSLIDTLQQNMKQALKSKDELTLSTIRLILSSVSYARIAKGSQLTDDEVIGVIVKEAKQRRETIESAISGGRKDIADREKAELDILQTYLPQQLDQTEIETIVRQIVAEVGATDIKDRGKVMGPLMQKVKGRADGKLVSQIVENVLRG, encoded by the coding sequence ATGTCGCTAATTGATACGCTTCAACAGAATATGAAGCAGGCTCTAAAGAGTAAGGATGAATTGACACTGTCAACCATCCGGCTTATTCTATCATCGGTGAGCTATGCCCGGATCGCAAAGGGCAGCCAGCTCACCGATGATGAGGTTATCGGCGTAATTGTCAAAGAAGCAAAACAGCGCCGTGAGACAATAGAGTCGGCAATAAGCGGTGGGCGTAAAGATATTGCGGACCGTGAAAAAGCTGAACTCGACATTCTGCAAACTTACCTTCCCCAACAGCTTGACCAGACTGAAATCGAAACAATCGTCAGACAGATTGTTGCAGAGGTCGGCGCGACCGACATCAAGGACCGAGGCAAGGTTATGGGTCCATTGATGCAAAAAGTCAAAGGCCGAGCCGACGGAAAGCTCGTCAGCCAAATCGTCGAAAATGTGCTGCGAGGGTAA